A portion of the uncultured Draconibacterium sp. genome contains these proteins:
- a CDS encoding arylsulfatase has translation MQQIDSIKPNVLLIITDDQAYGDLSLTGNPYIETPAIDKLADEGIFAKRFYVSPVCAPTRASLLTGRYHQRTGVSGVTRGREDMRLNEVTIADILKNEGYSTGAFGKWHNGAHYPYHPLGRGFDEFIGFTSGHWSNYINTTIEKNGATFKTTGYLPDVLTTEAIQFMRNCSEQQKPFFCYVPYQTPHTPLQVPDAYFDKYKEKGLDDFNATIYGMCENIDDNLQRLLSELEELEIRENTIVIYLSDNGPLNFRYNAGLKGRKGMVDEGGVKVPFIINWTGTLEGGKRIKQPLAHIDILPTLIDLLQLDYKSALPIDGRSFAGLLKGENNWADRSLYSEWSGKKRVLAGDFLMINDALYNLAVDSCQTKNIRKEFPLVYDSLNVKYNEWYSEVVQNGFEQKAIPVGYADYTVTTLPAHEATLFPPFEARKDRRHTGIAYHSLYGWAHDWIDFWTSTGAYAQWEIDVVEEGEYEIEISYALAPEDVDVKMNIEVGDKNLPFTIKKSFVHRKFENHDRVLREQEAPETDWGNMKIGKIELSEGTYKLRLGTTKIPGTKSAEVKSVKLSLM, from the coding sequence TTGCAACAAATCGATTCGATAAAACCAAATGTATTATTAATAATTACCGATGACCAGGCATATGGTGATTTATCCCTTACTGGAAATCCTTATATCGAAACACCTGCAATTGATAAATTAGCAGATGAAGGCATATTTGCTAAACGATTTTACGTGAGTCCGGTTTGTGCTCCAACACGTGCCAGCTTGCTTACTGGAAGATATCATCAACGAACGGGCGTTTCGGGAGTTACGCGAGGTAGGGAGGATATGCGCCTAAATGAAGTAACCATAGCTGATATCTTAAAAAATGAAGGTTATTCTACAGGAGCCTTTGGCAAATGGCATAACGGAGCACATTATCCCTATCATCCACTAGGCAGGGGCTTCGATGAGTTTATTGGTTTTACTTCAGGACACTGGAGCAATTATATTAACACCACGATTGAGAAAAATGGAGCTACCTTCAAAACTACAGGTTATTTGCCAGATGTATTGACTACTGAAGCTATTCAATTTATGCGGAATTGTTCAGAACAGCAAAAACCATTTTTCTGTTATGTTCCTTATCAAACCCCACATACGCCTTTGCAGGTTCCCGATGCTTATTTCGATAAATACAAAGAAAAAGGACTCGATGATTTTAATGCCACTATTTATGGTATGTGCGAGAATATAGACGATAACCTGCAACGACTACTTTCTGAGTTGGAGGAGTTAGAAATTCGGGAAAATACGATTGTTATTTACTTGTCAGATAACGGCCCCCTGAATTTTAGGTACAATGCTGGCCTAAAAGGCAGAAAAGGAATGGTTGACGAGGGGGGGGTAAAAGTACCGTTTATCATCAATTGGACAGGAACGTTGGAGGGCGGTAAAAGAATAAAACAGCCTTTGGCACATATCGATATTTTACCAACCTTAATTGATCTACTTCAATTGGATTATAAATCTGCACTTCCGATTGATGGCAGAAGTTTCGCAGGTTTATTAAAAGGTGAGAATAATTGGGCAGATAGAAGTTTATACTCTGAATGGTCGGGTAAAAAACGTGTTCTTGCTGGCGACTTTTTAATGATAAATGATGCGCTATATAATTTGGCAGTAGACTCGTGCCAAACTAAAAATATTCGTAAAGAATTTCCCTTGGTTTATGACTCGTTGAATGTAAAATACAATGAATGGTACTCCGAGGTTGTCCAAAATGGTTTTGAACAGAAGGCAATCCCTGTAGGGTATGCCGATTATACCGTAACCACGTTGCCAGCTCACGAAGCAACATTATTTCCTCCTTTTGAAGCAAGAAAAGATAGAAGACATACGGGTATTGCCTATCACAGTTTATATGGCTGGGCACACGATTGGATTGACTTCTGGACTAGCACGGGGGCTTATGCACAATGGGAAATTGACGTGGTTGAGGAGGGAGAATATGAAATTGAAATAAGCTATGCCCTGGCTCCCGAGGATGTTGATGTAAAAATGAACATTGAGGTCGGTGATAAAAATCTCCCATTCACAATTAAAAAATCTTTTGTACACAGGAAATTTGAAAATCACGACCGTGTACTCCGTGAACAAGAAGCTCCTGAAACGGATTGGGGAAACATGAAAATTGGCAAGATAGAATTGTCAGAAGGAACCTACAAGCTGAGACTTGGCACAACTAAAATTCCTGGAACTAAATCGGCTGAAGTAAAAAGTGTAAAACTTTCATTGATGTAA